In one window of Armatimonadota bacterium DNA:
- a CDS encoding hydrogenase expression/formation protein HypE → MNDDVILLSHGAGGQAMAELIDRLFVRGLDNPILRAREDSGVIELDGRRIALTTDSFVVTPVVFPVCDIGKLAACGTV, encoded by the coding sequence ATGAATGACGACGTGATACTCCTGAGTCACGGCGCGGGCGGCCAAGCCATGGCGGAGCTGATTGATCGGCTGTTCGTGCGCGGCCTGGACAATCCGATCCTGCGCGCGCGCGAGGACAGCGGCGTCATCGAACTCGACGGCCGTCGCATCGCGCTGACCACGGACAGCTTCGTCGTCACGCCGGTCGTCTTCCCCGTCTGCGATATCGGCAAGCTCGCCGCGTGCGGCACGGTGA